The following coding sequences lie in one Aricia agestis chromosome 18, ilAriAges1.1, whole genome shotgun sequence genomic window:
- the LOC121735950 gene encoding src substrate cortactin: MWKATTDVKMPEPEEADDWETDPDFVNDVTEQEQRWGPGGRHVEAIDMAKLREEVLEADNMAKKKQYEEGPKPSYGYGGKFGVQADRMDKSAVGHDYVGKTEKHVSQKDYAQGFGGKFGVQTDRMDASAVGHDYVGKVEKHASQSDYSRGFGGKYGVQTDRVDKSAAGWEHKEQIEKHPSQKDYAVGFGGKFGVQTDRQDASAAGWDHKEETQAHESQKDYAVGFGGKYGVQTDRQDASAVGWDHKERAPAHASQVDHKKGFGGKFGVQTDRQDASALGFDAAPREPPPARPRPDTAGARPSALRDRFENMAKEKEQEALQSVQRIRQERQKIDKTLTEKEKDKLAKQQEDEPVKVEPVKVEPVVKAEPVAVEPKETTTETKVEEQAEVKANLPDVTLVGEPKDDNHEVYKGEKEDGRQVTIVVSPVGWEAGEGDEAGGSEDEDGYTALALYDYQAAAADEISFDPGDLITNILMIDEGWWQGLCKGAYGLFPANYVQLQDK; this comes from the exons ATGTGGAAAGCGACGACAGATGTAAAAATGCCGGAGCCAGAAGAGGCTGATGATTGGGAGACGGACCCCGACTTTGTGAATGATGTGACGGAGCAGGAACAGAGATGGGGTCCAGGCGGCAGACATGTTGAGGCCAttga catGGCCAAATTGAGAGAGGAGGTTTTGGAGGCTGATAACATGGCCAAAAAGAAACAATATGAGGAGGGACCAAAGCCGTCATATGG TTACGGCGGTAAGTTCGGTGTGCAGGCAGACCGGATGGACAAATCGGCTGTTGGCCATGACTATGTCGGCAAAACCGAGAAGCATGTGTCACAGAAGGATTACGCTCAAG GTTTCGGCGGCAAGTTCGGCGTGCAGACAGACCGAATGGACGCGAGCGCAGTCGGCCACGACTACGTGGGGAAGGTGGAGAAACACGCCTCGCAGTCGGACTACAGCCGCGGCTTCGGCGGGAAGTACGGGGTGCAGACGGACCGCGTTGATAAG AGCGCAGCAGGCTGGGAGCACAAGGAGCAGATAGAGAAGCATCCTTCACAGAAGGACTACGCAGTCGGCTTCGGCGGGAAATTCGGcgtgcagacagacagacaggacgCCAGCGCTGCGGGCTGGGACCACAAGGAGGAGACGCAAGCGCACGAGTCACAGAAAG ACTACGCGGTCGGCTTCGGCGGCAAGTACGGCGTGCAGACGGACCGACAGGACGCGAGCGCGGTCGGCTGGGACCACAAAGAGAGGGCGCCCGCGCACGCCAGCCAGGTCGATCACAAGAAG GGTTTCGGCGGCAAGTTCGGCGTGCAGACGGACAGGCAGGACGCGAGCGCGCTCGGCTTCGACGCGGCGCCGCGTGAGCCGCCCCCCGCGCGCCCGCGCCCCGACACCGCCGGCGCGCGCCCCTCCGCGCTGCGCGACCGCTTCGAGAACATGGCCAAGGAGAAGGAGCAG GAAGCTTTACAATCTGTCCAAAGGATAAGACAAGAGCGACAGAAAATAGACAAGACACTCACAGAAAAG gaaaaaGACAAGCTAGCCAAACAGCAAGAGGACGAACCTGTAAAGGTTGAACCGGTGAAAGTCGAACCCGTCGTCAAAGCGGAGCCGGTTGCGGTTGAACCGAAGGAAACCACAACAGAAACCAAGGTTGAGGAGCAAGCGGAGGTTAAAGCGAACCTGCCCGATGTCACGTTGGTTGGTGAACCCAAAGACGACAACCACGAAGTGTATAAAGGGGAGAAGGAGGAT GGTCGCCAAGTCACCATAGTGGTGTCTCCGGTCGGCTGGGAGGCGGGCGAAGGCGACGAGGCCGGCGGCTCCGAGGACGAGGACGGGTACACCGCGCTCGCCCTGTACGACTACCAGGCGGCCGCCGCCGACGAGATCAGCTTCGACCCCGGCGACCTCATCACCAACATACTGATG ATCGACGAAGGCTGGTGGCAGGGCTTATGTAAGGGCGCGTACGGCCTCTTCCCCGCCAACTACGTTCAGCTGCAAGACAAGTAG